The proteins below are encoded in one region of Ferruginibacter lapsinanis:
- a CDS encoding S66 peptidase family protein, which yields MERKSFLSSIIPLGAVLSGMVKGEETLTTDKVSKIPPYLKEGDVIGITSPAGYITLEDVQPAVKKLEEWGYTVKIGNTIGKRDFTFGGTDEERLEDLQEMLHDRDIKAVMCARGGYGLVRIIDKINFTEFKKYPKWIIGFSDVTVLHNHINRNFGIATIHSKMCNSFPDDWSKADESQIISIHSIRMCLTNEKIHYAFLPNPKNRLGNVKGELVGGNLRTIENLAGTKSDLITKNKILFVEDTGEYLYSIDRMFWNLQRTGKLSQLKGLIIGGFKTKPDDPGEEFGKSIEEIVLEKVKEYNYPVCFNFPVGHQKENFALKCGVFYNLDCTEFTCILTEI from the coding sequence ATGGAACGTAAGTCATTTCTCTCCTCAATTATCCCCTTAGGTGCCGTATTAAGTGGTATGGTAAAAGGTGAAGAAACACTTACTACGGATAAAGTTTCAAAAATACCTCCATACCTAAAAGAAGGGGATGTGATTGGCATTACTTCCCCGGCTGGATATATTACTTTAGAAGATGTGCAACCTGCTGTCAAAAAATTAGAAGAATGGGGGTATACTGTAAAAATTGGAAATACTATTGGTAAACGTGATTTTACATTTGGAGGTACGGATGAGGAACGTCTTGAAGACCTGCAGGAAATGTTACACGACAGAGATATAAAGGCAGTAATGTGTGCAAGAGGTGGTTATGGTTTAGTAAGGATAATCGACAAGATCAATTTTACAGAATTTAAAAAATATCCAAAATGGATCATTGGTTTTAGTGATGTAACTGTATTGCATAACCATATCAACAGAAATTTTGGAATAGCTACAATACATAGCAAAATGTGCAATAGTTTTCCGGATGATTGGAGTAAGGCAGATGAAAGTCAGATCATTTCAATACACAGTATTCGGATGTGTTTGACAAATGAAAAAATACATTATGCTTTTTTACCTAATCCAAAAAACAGGCTCGGAAATGTTAAAGGGGAATTGGTTGGTGGTAATTTAAGAACAATTGAAAATCTTGCCGGCACAAAAAGTGACCTCATTACAAAAAATAAAATTTTATTTGTAGAAGATACCGGCGAATACTTGTACAGTATTGACAGGATGTTCTGGAATCTACAACGCACAGGAAAACTATCGCAATTAAAAGGGTTGATCATCGGTGGCTTTAAAACCAAACCTGATGACCCGGGAGAAGAATTCGGAAAATCAATTGAAGAAATTGTTCTTGAAAAAGTAAAAGAATATAATTACCCTGTCTGTTTTAACTTTCCGGTTGGGCATCAAAAAGAAAACTTTGCATTAAAATGCGGCGTATTTTATAACCTAGATTGTACTGAATTCACCTGCATATTAACAGAAATATAA
- a CDS encoding S66 peptidase family protein produces MIKIPPYLKKGDTIGITCPAGYMVKEKAQTCIDTLQSWGFQVMVGKTLGSNSANYFSGNDEQRLNELQAMLDDDSINAILCGRGGYGVGRIIDQLDFTRFKKKPKWIIGFSDITVLHCHLNSKIKVASMHAPMAAAFNEGKNEFIQSLHKTMTGKKGKYKCAPHLFNKTGKASGELVGGNLALLANMIGTASDLNTKNKILFIEDVGEYTYSVDRMMYQLKRSRKLEKLAGLIIGGFTDMKDTERPFGKNVYEAIKDILQEYNYPVCFNFPVSHDKENYALKVGVSYELTITNKLVTLSEV; encoded by the coding sequence ATGATCAAAATTCCTCCATACTTAAAAAAAGGCGACACTATCGGCATTACATGCCCTGCTGGGTACATGGTTAAAGAAAAAGCACAAACATGTATTGATACTTTGCAGAGCTGGGGTTTCCAGGTAATGGTTGGCAAAACATTGGGCAGTAATTCAGCAAATTATTTTTCAGGGAATGATGAACAACGTTTGAATGAGCTGCAGGCGATGCTGGATGACGATTCTATCAATGCCATCCTTTGCGGACGAGGTGGATATGGAGTTGGCAGAATCATTGATCAACTTGATTTTACAAGATTTAAGAAGAAGCCAAAATGGATCATTGGCTTTAGTGATATCACTGTGTTGCATTGTCATTTAAACAGCAAAATAAAAGTAGCATCCATGCATGCTCCAATGGCTGCTGCATTCAATGAAGGAAAGAATGAATTTATACAATCATTGCATAAAACAATGACTGGTAAAAAAGGAAAGTATAAATGTGCCCCACATCTATTTAACAAAACAGGCAAGGCCTCAGGCGAATTGGTTGGAGGTAATTTAGCTTTATTGGCAAATATGATCGGTACAGCATCAGACCTCAATACAAAAAATAAAATTTTATTTATTGAAGATGTGGGTGAATATACCTACAGTGTAGACAGAATGATGTATCAATTAAAAAGAAGCAGAAAGCTTGAAAAGCTTGCAGGACTTATTATTGGTGGCTTTACAGACATGAAAGACACCGAAAGACCTTTTGGAAAAAATGTCTATGAAGCTATTAAAGATATACTTCAAGAATATAACTATCCTGTTTGTTTTAATTTTCCCGTAAGTCATGATAAAGAGAATTATGCATTAAAGGTAGGAGTCAGTTATGAACTGACAATTACCAATAAACTAGTTACATTATCTGAGGTTTAA
- a CDS encoding RNA polymerase sigma factor, with amino-acid sequence MNNNLDILVEGCRNNDLQSQQALYKLCYPDMIKVCFRYAVDADGAGTIYNDAMLRVFKNIHKYTDEGKLLSWIKTIVINCSIDFCKKKNIFKESVPYISQEEPVLSPDAFDLVAGKEIRQMIAQLPPTTATVFNLFVYEGFTHKQIGEILSISDNTSKWHVSEAKKILKQKLEDLSEPQLKTNAAG; translated from the coding sequence TTGAACAATAATCTGGACATATTGGTGGAAGGCTGCAGAAATAACGATCTGCAGAGCCAACAGGCACTTTATAAGTTATGTTATCCTGATATGATAAAGGTTTGCTTTAGGTATGCCGTGGATGCTGATGGAGCCGGTACTATATACAATGATGCAATGCTTCGGGTTTTTAAGAACATTCATAAATATACAGACGAAGGCAAATTATTATCATGGATCAAAACAATTGTGATCAATTGCAGTATTGATTTTTGTAAGAAGAAGAATATATTCAAAGAATCTGTACCCTATATTTCTCAGGAAGAGCCCGTCCTTTCTCCTGATGCTTTTGACCTGGTAGCAGGAAAAGAAATTCGGCAGATGATCGCTCAATTACCACCCACCACTGCAACAGTATTTAATTTGTTTGTGTATGAAGGGTTTACTCATAAACAGATCGGAGAAATTTTATCGATTAGTGATAATACCAGCAAGTGGCATGTAAGTGAAGCAAAAAAAATATTGAAACAAAAATTAGAAGACCTTTCCGAACCTCAACTAAAAACAAATGCAGCAGGATAA
- a CDS encoding alpha/beta hydrolase, whose amino-acid sequence MDNSLKAKFFRWIKIMIIIYCGVGIALYSLQDYFLFHPEALSRDYKYQFDAPFEEVDIAFSKTDTINLVKFFPKDSLRKGVVLYYHGNKENINRYAKYADNFTKHGYEVWMEDYPGFGKSVGERNEKKIYEEAKVVYELAASKYKADSIIIFGKSFGTGVSAYVASEKKCKRLILETPYYSIPALFASYAPIYPTTRMSKYRIPTYQYLKEVQVPITVFHGTNDGVIPYRNAARLKTVLKSSDEFITIEKGTHHNLNDFPLFHQKLDSLLNLR is encoded by the coding sequence ATGGATAATTCTTTAAAGGCAAAATTCTTTCGTTGGATAAAGATCATGATAATTATTTATTGTGGTGTGGGTATTGCTTTGTATTCTTTGCAAGATTATTTCTTATTTCATCCCGAAGCGCTATCAAGAGATTACAAATATCAATTTGATGCTCCGTTTGAAGAGGTTGATATAGCATTCAGCAAAACGGATACAATTAATCTGGTTAAGTTTTTTCCGAAAGATTCTCTGAGAAAAGGAGTTGTGCTCTATTATCATGGCAATAAAGAAAATATTAACCGATATGCAAAATATGCAGACAATTTTACAAAGCATGGTTATGAAGTTTGGATGGAAGATTATCCCGGTTTTGGAAAAAGTGTAGGAGAGCGGAATGAAAAAAAAATATATGAGGAAGCTAAAGTTGTATATGAACTTGCGGCATCCAAATACAAAGCAGATAGTATCATTATCTTCGGAAAGTCTTTTGGGACTGGTGTTTCAGCTTATGTGGCTTCAGAAAAAAAATGCAAACGATTAATTCTTGAAACACCTTACTATAGCATTCCGGCTTTATTTGCATCATACGCTCCCATTTATCCAACAACACGAATGTCGAAATATAGGATCCCTACATATCAATATTTGAAGGAAGTGCAGGTGCCGATAACTGTTTTTCACGGAACGAACGATGGTGTAATTCCGTATAGAAATGCAGCAAGATTAAAAACTGTTTTAAAATCTTCGGATGAGTTTATAACTATTGAAAAAGGCACTCATCATAATTTAAATGATTTCCCCTTGTTTCATCAAAAGCTGGATAGTCTTTTAAACCTCAGATAA
- a CDS encoding alpha/beta hydrolase translates to MLHIILYILVGIVVLSVIAFFLQDKFIFKPEKLQQDFQYKYDAPFRELFFNVEEGVSINGLHFHVENPLGLILYFHGNSRSIKGWAKYAKDFYRYKYDVVLVDYRGFGKSTGKRSEKDMLTDMQFVYNTLTATYHENHIIIYGRSLGSGFAAKLAADNMPRYLILDAPYFSFRKTVQRFLPILPVKYILRYHLRTDKWIRKVNCHTYILHGTKDWLIPVSQSEKLQALNPRKITLIRIIGGGHNNLPTFPEYHNFIRDILKY, encoded by the coding sequence TTGCTCCACATAATTTTATATATTCTTGTTGGCATTGTTGTGCTGTCTGTTATTGCATTTTTCCTGCAGGATAAATTTATTTTTAAGCCCGAAAAATTACAACAGGATTTTCAATATAAATATGATGCTCCTTTCAGAGAACTATTTTTTAATGTAGAGGAAGGCGTAAGCATAAACGGATTACATTTTCATGTGGAAAATCCGTTGGGGTTGATCTTGTATTTTCATGGTAATAGTCGTAGTATCAAAGGGTGGGCAAAATATGCGAAAGATTTTTACAGGTATAAATATGATGTAGTATTAGTAGACTACAGGGGATTTGGGAAAAGTACCGGTAAACGTAGCGAAAAAGATATGTTAACCGATATGCAGTTTGTGTATAATACCCTAACTGCTACCTATCATGAAAATCATATAATAATTTATGGAAGAAGCCTTGGTAGTGGGTTTGCGGCGAAACTGGCAGCCGATAATATGCCCAGGTACCTCATTCTGGATGCCCCGTATTTTAGTTTTAGAAAAACTGTACAACGGTTTTTACCAATCTTGCCTGTAAAATATATTTTACGCTATCATCTTCGTACAGACAAATGGATCAGGAAGGTAAATTGTCATACATATATTTTGCATGGCACAAAAGATTGGTTGATACCTGTAAGTCAGAGTGAAAAATTGCAGGCATTAAATCCAAGAAAAATTACATTGATCCGTATAATTGGTGGTGGACATAATAATCTGCCAACATTTCCAGAGTATCATAATTTTATAAGAGATATACTTAAATATTAA